A genome region from Christensenella minuta includes the following:
- the gltX gene encoding glutamate--tRNA ligase, translated as MEIRTRFAPSPTGYLHIGGLRTALYAYLFAKKNGGKFILRIEDTDRERLVDEASEIIYRTLKDTGLIYDEGPDVGGEYGPYIQSERKDIYRDYAEELVRRGAAYYCFCTKERLSGLRTECEAKGEQFKYDKHCLSLTPEEVRAKVAAGEPYVIRQNIPTEGETTYSDMVYGDVTVPNSDMEDNILLKSDGYPTYNLANVVDDHLMKITHVIRGIEYLSSTPKYNLLYEAMEWDVPEYIHLPPVMRDKHAKLSKRHGDASYEDFVEKGFLSGAILNYIALLGWSPSDNQEIFTLPELVDAFDVSGISKSPAIFDVEKLKWMNAEYIRALSEEQFIEMAMPYFGQVIDPEKFDLPLITRLIQPRLEVMTEIPDKLRFLSKLPDYDISLYSHKKMKVTPESALVYLEAAYPVLRDLPDFTETMIHDSMMELVEKLGVKNGQLLYPLRVAVSGTPVTPGGAIEIAYLLGKHETLSRLETGIAKLKDALQ; from the coding sequence ATGGAGATAAGAACAAGATTCGCGCCCAGCCCGACGGGCTACCTGCACATCGGCGGCCTGCGGACGGCGCTGTACGCATACCTGTTTGCCAAAAAGAACGGCGGGAAATTCATCCTGCGCATCGAGGATACGGACAGGGAACGCCTTGTAGACGAGGCAAGCGAGATCATCTACCGCACGCTGAAAGATACGGGACTCATCTACGACGAAGGCCCGGATGTTGGCGGGGAGTATGGCCCCTATATCCAGTCCGAGCGCAAGGATATCTACCGTGATTACGCGGAAGAGCTCGTCCGGCGCGGCGCGGCTTATTATTGCTTTTGCACCAAAGAGCGCCTTTCCGGCCTGCGCACGGAGTGTGAGGCAAAAGGAGAACAATTCAAATACGATAAGCATTGCCTCAGCCTCACGCCGGAGGAAGTGCGGGCAAAGGTCGCTGCGGGCGAGCCGTATGTCATCCGCCAGAATATCCCAACGGAGGGGGAAACGACGTACAGCGATATGGTCTACGGCGACGTCACGGTCCCAAACAGCGATATGGAGGATAACATCCTCCTGAAATCGGACGGCTACCCGACTTATAACCTCGCAAACGTGGTGGACGACCATCTGATGAAGATTACGCATGTCATCCGCGGGATCGAGTATCTTTCCTCTACCCCCAAATATAACCTGCTCTATGAAGCGATGGAGTGGGACGTACCGGAATATATCCACCTGCCCCCGGTCATGCGGGATAAACACGCGAAGCTTTCCAAGCGCCACGGGGACGCTTCCTATGAAGACTTTGTGGAGAAAGGGTTCCTCTCTGGTGCGATCCTCAACTATATCGCGCTTCTTGGCTGGAGTCCTTCGGACAATCAGGAGATTTTCACGCTGCCTGAGCTTGTAGATGCGTTCGACGTATCGGGCATCAGTAAAAGCCCGGCGATCTTTGATGTGGAAAAACTGAAATGGATGAACGCGGAATATATCCGCGCGCTTTCGGAAGAACAGTTTATTGAAATGGCAATGCCGTATTTCGGGCAGGTGATCGACCCGGAAAAGTTCGACCTGCCGCTCATCACCCGGCTGATCCAGCCGCGCCTCGAAGTGATGACAGAGATACCCGATAAGCTCCGGTTCCTTTCCAAGCTGCCGGATTACGATATCAGCCTTTACAGCCATAAAAAAATGAAAGTCACGCCGGAAAGCGCGCTCGTATACCTTGAAGCCGCCTATCCCGTCCTGCGGGACCTCCCGGATTTCACGGAGACGATGATCCACGATTCCATGATGGAGCTTGTGGAAAAATTGGGCGTGAAAAACGGGCAGCTGCTCTATCCGCTGCGCGTCGCGGTATCCGGTACGCCCGTCACCCCGGGCGGCGCGATCGAGATCGCCTATCTCCTTGGCAAGCACGAGACGCTCTCGCGCCTCGAAACGGGAATTGCCAAGCTCAAAGATGCGCTCCAATGA
- the rpsF gene encoding 30S ribosomal protein S6, giving the protein MIKYESMYILKPDMEEEKKDALVKRFSDIVEKSGGKMEKIDEWGKKRLAYPIQYLNDGYYVLMTFEADPTLPAELERNYKISDDVLRYMVVNLEDQKA; this is encoded by the coding sequence ATGATAAAGTACGAATCCATGTACATTTTGAAACCGGATATGGAAGAGGAGAAAAAAGACGCGCTCGTAAAGCGTTTTTCCGATATCGTCGAAAAAAGCGGCGGTAAGATGGAAAAGATCGACGAGTGGGGAAAAAAGCGTCTTGCGTATCCGATCCAGTATCTGAACGACGGTTACTATGTACTCATGACGTTTGAGGCGGACCCGACGCTCCCGGCAGAGCTTGAAAGAAATTACAAGATCTCCGACGATGTGCTCCGCTACATGGTTGTCAATCTCGAAGACCAAAAAGCGTAA
- a CDS encoding single-stranded DNA-binding protein, with amino-acid sequence MNKAILVGNLTRDPEQRTTPSGVSVTSFTVAVTRRYKSQDGTQQADFINCVAWRSTAEFIAKYFTKGSRIGIVGTIQTRTYDDQNGVRRYVTEVVVDEAEFVTSKAQNPGASRGDMPAQQAPAQQNADDLFAEELSDFQPLDDAELPF; translated from the coding sequence ATGAATAAAGCGATTCTGGTTGGTAATTTAACAAGGGATCCGGAACAGCGCACAACGCCGTCCGGTGTTTCCGTCACAAGCTTCACGGTCGCGGTTACGCGCCGTTACAAGTCCCAGGACGGAACACAGCAGGCGGATTTCATCAATTGTGTTGCATGGCGCTCGACGGCCGAGTTCATTGCGAAGTATTTTACAAAGGGCTCGCGGATCGGCATCGTAGGCACAATACAAACACGCACTTACGACGACCAAAACGGCGTCCGCCGTTATGTGACGGAAGTTGTCGTGGATGAAGCGGAATTTGTGACGAGCAAGGCGCAAAATCCGGGCGCGTCGCGTGGTGATATGCCCGCGCAGCAGGCTCCCGCACAGCAAAACGCAGATGACCTGTTTGCTGAAGAATTATCAGATTTCCAGCCGCTCGACGATGCGGAGCTGCCGTTCTGA
- the rpsR gene encoding 30S ribosomal protein S18, with product MSEERARRPMRARRPRRKVCAFCADKSEFIDYKDVAKLRKYLTERGKIMPRRASGTCAKHQRELAVAIKRARVMALLPYVSD from the coding sequence ATGAGCGAAGAAAGAGCGAGAAGACCGATGCGCGCAAGACGCCCGAGAAGGAAAGTATGCGCCTTTTGTGCGGACAAATCGGAATTCATCGATTATAAAGATGTTGCGAAGTTAAGGAAATACCTGACGGAGCGCGGTAAGATCATGCCCAGGCGCGCTTCCGGTACGTGCGCGAAGCACCAGCGCGAGCTTGCTGTTGCCATCAAGCGGGCAAGAGTTATGGCGCTGCTGCCTTATGTCTCAGACTAA
- a CDS encoding DNA-3-methyladenine glycosylase family protein, translating to MDVAYENGAALVRTGCFEPRHIFENGQAFRFFPCGANAYEGVAHGRYLRVEKVPEGARLYPCTQQDFERVWKRYFDLERDYAALFSDCGDSVLKQGMQYGCGLRLLNQEPFETLISFIVSANNHVKRIRGILRRICALYGEPFSFEGKTWHRFPAPAILAGLSEEALGECGSGYRAPYIKGAARMAAEGFSLEALRGMGYADAKKELQRLPGVGPKVADCVLLFSLGFYDAFPADVWVRRVLREQYGFTGNDRQIYEFARKRFGPYAGIAQQYLFFWKRENSKS from the coding sequence ATGGATGTAGCCTATGAAAATGGCGCCGCGCTGGTGCGTACAGGGTGTTTCGAGCCGCGGCATATCTTTGAAAACGGGCAGGCCTTCCGCTTTTTCCCATGCGGGGCGAACGCCTATGAAGGCGTGGCGCACGGGCGGTATCTGCGTGTGGAAAAAGTGCCGGAGGGCGCGCGCCTTTATCCATGTACGCAGCAGGATTTTGAGCGGGTATGGAAGCGTTACTTCGACCTGGAACGGGATTATGCTGCACTGTTTTCGGATTGCGGCGACAGTGTCCTGAAACAGGGGATGCAATATGGCTGCGGGCTGAGGCTTTTGAACCAGGAGCCGTTTGAGACGCTGATTTCGTTTATCGTGTCCGCCAACAATCATGTGAAACGGATTCGCGGCATCCTCCGGCGCATCTGCGCATTATACGGCGAACCGTTCTCCTTTGAGGGGAAGACATGGCACCGCTTCCCGGCGCCTGCTATACTCGCGGGGCTTTCCGAGGAGGCGCTCGGCGAATGCGGCAGCGGCTACCGCGCGCCCTATATCAAAGGAGCGGCGCGGATGGCTGCGGAGGGCTTTTCGCTTGAAGCGCTGCGCGGGATGGGATATGCGGACGCGAAAAAGGAACTGCAGCGGCTGCCCGGTGTGGGTCCGAAAGTCGCGGATTGCGTCCTGCTGTTCTCCCTTGGCTTCTACGATGCGTTCCCGGCCGATGTATGGGTCAGGCGGGTGCTGCGTGAGCAATATGGATTTACAGGGAACGACAGGCAAATTTATGAGTTCGCGCGGAAACGCTTTGGGCCGTACGCGGGGATTGCGCAGCAATACTTGTTTTTCTGGAAGCGGGAAAACAGCAAAAGCTGA